The following coding sequences lie in one Arachis ipaensis cultivar K30076 chromosome B03, Araip1.1, whole genome shotgun sequence genomic window:
- the LOC107633252 gene encoding UDP-glycosyltransferase 43-like: MPPRRFSSPQMAPMYKKSLVRVVRWIGNGSAKTLRRPSQNRSERYKLNDDEEYKKKFNTYAQSLASTSPTNIRFLRLPPVDPPAPDDYQSSVGFLSLLIQKHTSHVRDALLQLTPTESTDSTRDSVRLAGLFVDMFSTHIIDVAAELSIPCYLFFASPASFLGFMLHLSQFDSEEELSIPSYKNPVPRCVLPNLVMKGNDGFSWISQHARRYRETKGIVVNTFEELEPHAVQSLSRDSKLPPVYPIGPILDLNGSAQWNPNPTQYKLIMEWLDQQPLASVVLLCFGSLGSLKATQVEQIAIGLERARVRFLWALREPPKSQLEDPMDFENHENVLPDGFLERTAGIGLVCGWVPQAKLLAHKAIGGFVSHCGWNSILESLWYGVPIATWPLYAEQQMNAFEMVKELSLAVEIRLNYRMGGDLVWAEEVERGVRFLMNDADEIRRKVKKMSEKCKIALMENGSSYSMLMSLIEELTS, encoded by the exons ATGCCGCCACGACGTTTCAGTTCCCCACAGATGGCGCCAATGTACAAgaagtctctggtacgggttgtgaGATGGATTGGAAATGgatctgcaaagacactccgacgcccaagtcaAAATAGATCTGAGAGATATAAA CTAAATGATGAtgaagaatataaaaaaaaatttaatacctATGCCCAATCCCTCGCTTCCACCTCGCCAACCAACATCCGATTCCTCCGCCTCCCCCCCGTAGACCCTCCCGCACCCGATGACTACCAATCTTCCGTCGGATTCCTCTCTCTCCTCATACAGAAACACACGAGCCACGTCAGAGACGCGCTCCTTCAACTCACCCCAACTGAGTCAACCGATTCAACACGCGACTCGGTGCGACTGGCCGGTTTGTTTGTCGACATGTTCTCCACCCACATAATCGACGTCGCCGCCGAGCTCTCAATCCCTTGCTACCTCTTCTTCGCCTCGCCGGCGAGCTTCCTCGGCTTTATGCTTCACCTTTCCCAATTCGACTCGGAGGAAGAGTTGTCCATCCCGAGTTACAAGAACCCGGTGCCGAGATGCGTTTTGCCCAACCTCGTGATGAAGGGGAACGATGGGTTTTCTTGGATTTCACAACATGCCAGAAGGTACAGGGAAACGAAGGGCATTGTGGTAAATACGTTTGAGGAGCTTGAGCCTCATGCAGTTCAATCGCTCTCTCGTGATTCAAAGTTGCCACCGGTTTATCCAATTGGGCCGATTCTGGATCTTAATGGGTCGGCCCAATGGAATCCAAACCCAACCCAATATAAGCTTATCATGGAGTGGCTGGACCAGCAGCCTCTGGCATCTGTGGTTCTTCTTTGTTTTGGTAGCTTGGGAAGTCTTAAGGCAACTCAAGTTGAACAAATTGCAATTGGGCTTGAGCGGGCCCGAGTTAGATTCTTATGGGCTTTAAGGGAGCCCCCGAAGTCCCAATTAGAGGACCCAATGGATTTTGAAAACCACGAGAATGTGTTGCCAGATGGATTCTTGGAACGAACGGCTGGGATTGGTTTAGTGTGTGGTTGGGTCCCACAAGCAAAGTTATTGGCTCATAAGGCGATTGGGGGTTTCGTGTCGCATTGTGGTTGGAACTCGATATTAGAGAGCTTGTGGTATGGTGTGCCGATTGCCACGTGGCCATTGTACGCTGAACAACAAATGAATGCGTTCGAGATGGTTAAGGAGTTAAGTTTAGCGGTTGAGATTAGATTGAATTATAGAATGGGTGGGGATCTGGTGTGGGCAGAAGAAGTGGAGCGAGGTGTTAGGTTCTTGATGAACGATGCTGATGAGATCAGGAGAAAGGTAAAGAAAATGAGTGAGAAATGTAAAATAGCATTGATGGAGAATGGATCGTCTTACTCCATGCTGATGTCCCTGATTGAAGAGTTGACAAGTTGA